One genomic segment of Streptomyces sp. RerS4 includes these proteins:
- a CDS encoding SRPBCC domain-containing protein yields MRTIATEITIDATPEEVWATLVDLPRHCTWNPFIREAAGEVAVGERLTLTMYPRSGKPATFRPTVVVAKPATELRWIGHFLVRGLFDGEHYFRLAEGPGRTTRLEHGERFRGLLVPLLGRMLDGTARDFTAMNEALRDRVRSARGTR; encoded by the coding sequence GTGCGCACCATCGCCACCGAGATCACCATCGACGCGACCCCCGAAGAGGTCTGGGCGACCCTGGTCGACCTGCCGCGCCACTGCACCTGGAACCCGTTCATCCGGGAGGCCGCCGGCGAGGTGGCCGTCGGGGAGCGGCTGACGTTGACGATGTACCCGCGGTCCGGGAAGCCCGCCACCTTCCGCCCGACCGTCGTGGTCGCCAAGCCCGCCACCGAACTGCGCTGGATCGGCCACTTCCTCGTACGCGGCCTCTTCGACGGCGAGCACTACTTCCGCCTGGCCGAAGGCCCCGGACGCACCACCCGCCTGGAGCACGGCGAGCGCTTCCGGGGGCTGCTCGTCCCCCTCCTCGGCAGGATGCTCGACGGCACCGCCCGTGACTTCACCGCGATGAACGAGGCCCTGCGCGACCGCGTCCGATCGGCCCGCGGCACCCGATAG
- a CDS encoding class I SAM-dependent methyltransferase has translation MFTSQGPGLRELAVQALSSVERGYDLLAPKFDLTPFRTPDRMLDAVEETLAEREGSFGSGLDVCCGTGAALPLLRRLCRERVTGVDLSAGMLAEAARALPDGVDLVRADARALPARLGDAYDLAVSFGAFGHFLPAERPALFSGVHRALRPGGLFAFPIGAPIPISSPLWWAVAGFDGAMRVRNAVWRPPFVMYYRTFPFGPVRADLAAAGFRVETAALEHFGRREDGSPRWRLVLARKRA, from the coding sequence GTGTTCACCTCACAGGGACCGGGCCTGCGCGAGCTGGCCGTCCAGGCCCTCTCCTCCGTCGAGCGCGGCTACGACCTCCTCGCGCCCAAGTTCGACCTGACGCCCTTCCGCACCCCGGACCGGATGCTCGACGCCGTCGAGGAGACCCTCGCCGAGCGGGAGGGCTCCTTCGGCTCCGGCCTGGACGTGTGCTGCGGGACGGGCGCGGCCCTGCCGTTGCTGCGCCGGCTGTGCCGGGAGCGGGTCACCGGCGTCGACCTCAGCGCGGGCATGCTGGCCGAGGCCGCGCGGGCGCTCCCGGACGGGGTGGACCTCGTACGGGCCGACGCGCGGGCGCTGCCGGCGCGGCTCGGGGACGCGTACGACCTCGCGGTGAGCTTCGGCGCCTTCGGGCACTTCCTGCCGGCGGAGCGGCCCGCCCTGTTCTCGGGTGTGCACCGCGCGCTGCGGCCGGGTGGGTTGTTCGCCTTCCCGATCGGCGCCCCGATCCCGATCTCGTCGCCGCTGTGGTGGGCGGTCGCCGGTTTCGACGGGGCGATGCGGGTGCGCAACGCGGTGTGGCGGCCGCCGTTCGTCATGTACTACCGCACCTTCCCCTTCGGGCCGGTCCGGGCGGACCTGGCGGCGGCGGGCTTCCGGGTGGAGACGGCCGCGCTGGAGCACTTCGGCCGGCGGGAGGACGGCAGCCCCCGCTGGCGGCTGGTCCTGGCGCGCAAGCGGGCGTGA
- a CDS encoding FadD3 family acyl-CoA ligase yields MVDDAGEHDGSQHRNGLDPRGDLRWGTIGALVRDAAGRYGDREAVVDGRTRVSYAQLGERVERAAAACLAAGVEPGDRVAVWAPNTLEWIVSALGAVTAGAVLVPLNTRFKGAEAAYVLRRSRARLLFVTGTFLGTSYVASLRRAAAEGPGTGPLPGLPHLDEVVVLADDAPEAFRTWKDFLAGGDHVTTAAVRERAAAIDLDAPSDIIFTSGTTGSPKGAVITHAQTLRCYAVWSELAGLREGDRYLIVNPFFHTFGYKAGIIACLMRGATMVPQPVFAVDTVLANIAAERISVLPGPPTLHQSLLDHPQRDHHDLSALRLVVTGAAVVPLQLVERLRAELRIATVLTAYGLSEAGGLVTMCRRGDEAELIAATSGRAIPDTEVRVTDPDGAPLPAGAPGEVHVRGHHVMRGYFEDPEETARTVTPDGWLRTGDIGVLDARGYLRITDRIKDMFIVGGFNAYPAEIEQLLGLHPDIADVAVIGIPDPRLGEVGKAYAVRRPGATLTADDLIAWSRREMANYKVPREVEFVTALPRNASGKVLKTQLRSRHPHPARPTP; encoded by the coding sequence ATGGTCGACGACGCGGGCGAGCACGACGGATCGCAACACCGAAACGGCCTCGATCCCCGGGGGGATCTTCGTTGGGGGACCATCGGGGCGCTCGTTCGGGATGCCGCCGGGCGGTACGGGGACCGCGAGGCGGTCGTGGACGGGCGTACCCGCGTCAGCTACGCGCAGCTCGGCGAGCGCGTCGAGCGGGCCGCCGCCGCCTGCCTCGCCGCCGGGGTGGAGCCCGGCGACCGGGTCGCCGTCTGGGCGCCCAACACCCTGGAGTGGATCGTCTCCGCCCTCGGCGCCGTCACGGCCGGCGCCGTCCTCGTCCCGCTCAACACCCGCTTCAAGGGCGCGGAAGCCGCCTACGTCCTACGGCGCAGCCGGGCCCGCCTCCTCTTCGTCACCGGCACCTTCCTCGGCACCTCCTACGTCGCCTCCCTGCGCCGCGCCGCCGCCGAAGGCCCCGGCACCGGACCGCTCCCCGGCCTGCCCCACCTCGACGAGGTCGTCGTCCTCGCCGACGACGCGCCCGAGGCCTTCCGCACCTGGAAGGACTTCCTCGCCGGCGGGGACCACGTCACAACCGCCGCCGTACGCGAACGCGCCGCCGCGATCGACCTCGACGCCCCCTCCGACATCATCTTCACCTCCGGCACCACCGGCAGCCCCAAGGGCGCCGTCATCACCCACGCCCAGACCCTGCGCTGCTACGCCGTGTGGAGCGAGCTCGCAGGACTGCGCGAGGGCGACCGCTACCTCATCGTGAACCCCTTCTTCCACACCTTCGGCTACAAGGCCGGGATCATCGCCTGCCTGATGCGGGGGGCGACGATGGTGCCCCAGCCCGTCTTCGCCGTGGACACCGTCCTCGCCAACATCGCCGCCGAGCGGATCTCCGTACTCCCCGGCCCGCCCACCCTCCACCAGTCGCTCCTGGACCACCCCCAGCGCGACCACCACGACCTCTCCGCGCTGCGCCTGGTCGTCACCGGCGCCGCCGTCGTCCCGCTCCAGCTCGTCGAACGGCTCCGCGCCGAACTCCGCATCGCCACCGTCCTGACCGCGTACGGGCTCTCCGAGGCCGGCGGCCTCGTCACCATGTGTCGACGCGGCGACGAGGCCGAACTGATCGCCGCCACCTCCGGCCGGGCCATCCCCGACACCGAGGTCCGCGTCACCGACCCCGACGGCGCGCCGCTCCCCGCCGGCGCCCCCGGCGAAGTCCACGTCCGGGGCCACCACGTCATGCGCGGCTACTTCGAGGACCCCGAAGAGACCGCCCGCACCGTCACCCCCGACGGCTGGCTGCGCACCGGCGACATCGGCGTCCTCGACGCGCGCGGCTACCTGCGCATCACCGACCGGATCAAGGACATGTTCATCGTCGGCGGCTTCAACGCCTACCCGGCCGAGATCGAGCAACTCCTCGGCCTGCACCCGGACATCGCGGACGTCGCCGTCATCGGCATACCGGACCCGCGACTCGGCGAGGTCGGCAAGGCCTACGCCGTCCGCCGCCCCGGCGCCACCCTCACCGCCGACGACCTGATCGCCTGGTCCCGCCGGGAGATGGCCAACTACAAGGTCCCGCGCGAGGTCGAGTTCGTCACCGCCCTGCCCCGCAACGCGAGCGGCAAGGTCCTCAAAACGCAACTCCGCTCCCGCCACCCCCACCCGGCCCGCCCGACGCCGTAG
- a CDS encoding sialidase family protein — translation MAVVGALALVGPALPAGPADDDGQRSAKPKRAPGLTAALSAPFSAFTEGYDCYRIPTLTTTKDGTLLAIAEARTAGCDDIGDIDLVLKRSTDNGRTWGPMQVLRGAADPGAYGNPVPVVDSTSGRITLLHAYSTWAPDAEGNRVRGPRELRLSASTDDGATWSTDPAPQPHLKGADWAWVSVGPGHGIQLTPTRPDRPGRLVVSADYRTESGESGAQLLYSDDGGLTWQPGARWGAPEGTPAPNEPALTQLPDGRIYVNARSTATCNTADHRVAALLDDASAPEFPAPGFRPVADLPAPPSSGSLLQLPGGPLLLSAPSRPGAEFSDRWTLAVRTSTDAGRTWSKTGAVVLRERAGYSDMAVLRDGRIGMLYETANGTPHGYVKFTAFTAHELQAAAQDLTPRYTPDTGPHRVQAVVHGLPRLGNRPDGGKSLRFDGRDDYVRIVNCPDALRLGDGDFAVATWVKYKTRGQDRDADVRGPLVWGYGQGPTAPGFAIEADPRTGRLEATINAGSGPVTLATPTRTDDDAWHHVVLQREGDELRLSVDGRPPATVRLTPEQMDFTPVGAFTIHLGTRPDLKAFYAGALDDVRIYGRPLSGNDMARLRAGSDLTDEERVHLPFDRLR, via the coding sequence GTGGCCGTTGTCGGGGCGCTGGCTCTGGTCGGGCCGGCGCTGCCGGCCGGACCGGCCGACGACGACGGGCAGCGGTCCGCGAAGCCGAAGCGGGCGCCCGGTCTGACCGCCGCCCTCTCCGCGCCGTTCAGCGCCTTCACCGAGGGCTACGACTGCTACCGCATCCCCACCCTCACCACCACCAAGGACGGCACCCTGCTGGCCATCGCCGAGGCCCGCACCGCCGGCTGCGACGACATCGGCGACATCGACCTCGTCCTGAAGCGGTCCACCGACAACGGCCGCACCTGGGGCCCCATGCAGGTCCTGCGGGGTGCCGCCGACCCTGGCGCCTACGGCAACCCCGTCCCCGTCGTGGACTCCACCTCCGGACGGATCACCCTCCTCCACGCCTACAGCACCTGGGCCCCCGACGCCGAAGGCAACCGCGTCCGCGGCCCCCGCGAGCTGCGCCTGTCCGCCAGCACCGACGACGGCGCCACCTGGAGCACCGACCCCGCCCCGCAGCCCCACCTCAAGGGCGCCGACTGGGCCTGGGTCTCCGTAGGGCCCGGCCACGGCATCCAGCTCACCCCCACCCGCCCCGACCGCCCCGGCCGGCTCGTCGTCAGCGCCGACTACCGCACCGAGTCGGGCGAATCCGGCGCCCAGCTCCTCTACAGCGACGACGGCGGCCTCACCTGGCAGCCCGGCGCCCGCTGGGGCGCCCCCGAGGGCACGCCCGCGCCCAACGAGCCCGCCCTCACCCAGCTCCCCGACGGCCGGATTTACGTCAACGCCCGCTCAACCGCCACGTGCAACACCGCCGACCACCGTGTCGCCGCCCTCCTCGACGACGCCTCCGCGCCCGAATTCCCGGCGCCCGGCTTCCGCCCGGTCGCCGACCTGCCCGCCCCGCCCTCCTCCGGCTCCCTCCTCCAACTCCCCGGCGGGCCCCTCCTGCTGTCGGCGCCCAGCCGCCCCGGCGCGGAGTTCTCCGACCGCTGGACCCTGGCCGTGCGCACCTCCACCGACGCCGGCCGCACCTGGTCGAAGACCGGCGCCGTCGTCCTGCGCGAACGCGCCGGCTACTCGGACATGGCCGTCCTGCGCGACGGGCGCATCGGCATGCTCTACGAGACGGCGAACGGCACCCCGCACGGCTACGTCAAGTTCACCGCCTTCACCGCGCACGAACTCCAGGCCGCCGCCCAGGACCTGACCCCCCGCTACACCCCCGACACCGGTCCCCACCGCGTCCAGGCCGTCGTCCACGGACTGCCCCGCCTCGGCAACCGGCCGGACGGCGGCAAGAGCCTGCGCTTCGACGGGCGGGACGACTACGTACGCATCGTCAACTGCCCAGACGCGCTGCGCCTCGGTGACGGGGACTTCGCCGTCGCCACCTGGGTCAAGTACAAGACGCGCGGCCAGGACCGGGACGCGGACGTCCGGGGGCCCCTCGTCTGGGGCTACGGACAGGGCCCCACCGCCCCCGGGTTCGCCATCGAGGCCGATCCGCGCACCGGCCGCCTCGAAGCCACGATCAACGCCGGATCCGGCCCCGTCACCCTCGCCACCCCGACCCGCACCGACGACGACGCCTGGCACCACGTCGTGCTCCAGCGCGAGGGCGACGAGCTGCGCCTGTCCGTCGACGGCCGCCCGCCCGCCACCGTGCGCCTCACCCCCGAGCAGATGGACTTCACCCCCGTCGGGGCCTTCACCATCCACCTGGGCACCCGCCCCGACCTCAAGGCCTTCTACGCCGGAGCCCTGGACGACGTACGGATCTACGGGCGCCCCCTGTCGGGCAACGACATGGCCCGGCTGCGCGCCGGCAGCGACCTCACCGACGAGGAACGGGTCCACCTCCCCTTCGACCGCCTGCGCTGA
- a CDS encoding enoyl-CoA hydratase/isomerase family protein, protein MTLRVERDEATGVALVTLDRERRHNAIDLDTAADLAALWRELRHDEDVRAVVVTGAGTAAFCTGIDRSVEVAQPPSPYSVDDPLIAVGPKANDLWKPVVAAVNGMACGGAFYLLGEAEFIVSSTTATYFDPHTSYGMVSAYEAVYMAQRMPFGEVARMSLMGTAERLSARRAYEIGLVSELAEPGELLEAALRSARTLAGFPTRAVQGTVRALWSAKRAALQQALDQAPALIALGNLPPERQADLFGARRSGEAPRLR, encoded by the coding sequence ATGACGCTGCGGGTGGAGCGGGACGAGGCGACCGGGGTCGCGCTCGTCACCCTGGACCGGGAGCGCCGGCACAACGCCATCGACCTCGACACGGCCGCCGACCTCGCCGCCCTGTGGCGCGAGCTGCGCCACGACGAGGACGTGCGGGCGGTGGTGGTGACGGGCGCCGGCACGGCGGCGTTCTGCACGGGGATCGACCGGTCGGTGGAGGTGGCGCAGCCGCCGTCGCCGTACTCGGTGGACGATCCGCTGATCGCCGTCGGCCCGAAGGCCAACGACCTGTGGAAGCCGGTGGTCGCCGCCGTCAACGGGATGGCCTGCGGCGGGGCCTTCTACCTGCTGGGCGAGGCGGAGTTCATCGTGTCGTCCACGACGGCCACCTACTTCGACCCGCACACCAGCTACGGCATGGTCAGCGCCTACGAGGCCGTGTACATGGCGCAGCGGATGCCGTTCGGGGAGGTCGCCAGGATGTCCCTGATGGGCACGGCGGAACGGCTCTCCGCGCGCCGGGCGTACGAGATCGGACTGGTCTCCGAGCTGGCCGAGCCCGGGGAACTCCTGGAAGCGGCCCTGCGATCGGCGCGTACGCTGGCCGGCTTTCCGACGCGGGCCGTACAGGGCACCGTACGGGCCCTGTGGTCGGCGAAGCGGGCCGCGCTCCAGCAGGCCCTGGACCAGGCCCCGGCCCTGATCGCCCTCGGGAACCTGCCGCCGGAGCGGCAGGCGGACCTCTTCGGCGCGCGGCGGTCCGGGGAGGCGCCCCGGCTGCGATGA
- a CDS encoding peptidylprolyl isomerase → MSNVYFDITINGAPAGRIVFNLFDEVVPKTARNFRELATGQNGYGYAGSGFHRIIPQFMLQGGDFTNHNGTGGKSIYGEKFADENFDLKHDRPYLLSMANAGRNTNGSQFFITTVVTPWLDGKHVVFGEVVEGKELVDQIEALGSQSGAPKGKVEIAESGVVDAA, encoded by the coding sequence ATGAGCAACGTCTACTTCGACATCACCATCAACGGCGCCCCCGCCGGCCGCATCGTCTTCAACCTCTTCGACGAGGTCGTCCCGAAGACGGCGCGCAACTTCCGCGAGCTCGCCACCGGCCAGAACGGCTACGGCTACGCCGGCTCCGGCTTCCACCGCATCATCCCCCAGTTCATGCTGCAGGGTGGTGACTTCACCAACCACAACGGCACCGGTGGCAAGTCCATCTACGGCGAGAAGTTCGCGGACGAGAACTTCGACCTGAAGCACGACCGCCCGTACCTGCTGTCGATGGCGAACGCCGGCCGCAACACCAACGGCTCGCAGTTCTTCATCACCACCGTCGTCACCCCGTGGCTCGACGGCAAGCACGTCGTCTTCGGCGAGGTCGTCGAGGGCAAGGAACTCGTCGACCAGATCGAGGCCCTGGGCTCCCAGTCCGGCGCCCCCAAGGGCAAGGTCGAGATCGCGGAGTCCGGCGTCGTCGACGCCGCCTGA
- a CDS encoding OB-fold domain-containing protein, with translation MTATTDELLLPVPDEDGAPFWEYAARGELRVQACSACGRLRFPPRPCCPRCQSFESEWRPMSGRGRIWSYVRPHPPLLPAYAAQAPYNVILVELAEDPLIRLAGNLVTTADAALDSVDPARLRIGARVQVVFTEIGGVTVPRWILEKA, from the coding sequence ATGACCGCCACCACCGACGAACTGCTGCTTCCCGTCCCCGACGAGGACGGCGCCCCCTTCTGGGAGTACGCCGCCCGGGGCGAACTGCGCGTCCAGGCCTGCTCCGCCTGCGGCCGACTGCGCTTCCCGCCCCGCCCCTGCTGCCCGCGCTGCCAGTCCTTCGAGAGCGAGTGGCGGCCGATGAGCGGACGCGGCCGGATCTGGTCCTACGTACGCCCCCACCCGCCGCTGCTGCCCGCGTACGCCGCGCAGGCCCCGTACAACGTCATCCTCGTGGAGCTCGCCGAGGACCCGCTGATCCGGCTCGCCGGGAACCTCGTCACCACCGCCGACGCCGCCCTCGACTCGGTCGACCCGGCCCGGCTGCGCATCGGCGCCCGGGTGCAGGTCGTCTTCACCGAGATCGGCGGGGTGACCGTGCCGCGCTGGATCCTGGAGAAGGCATGA
- a CDS encoding lipid-transfer protein, with the protein MAATLKDATAIVGIGQTPFAKQLPQSEKELACRAILAALADAGIAPAEVDAFASYTMEETDEVEVAKAIGAGDVTFFSKVGYGGGGSCATVGHLAAAVATGQATVGVAWRSRKRGSGPRPWKNTAVQLPTPGQWTRPFGLLRPADEIGMLARRYMHEYGATRDHLFNVAMACRNRANENPAAMMYDRPLTREMYMTSRMISDPLCLFDNCLETDGALACVIVSAERARDCRHKPVYVHSVAQGLPAQHHGMVNYWNDDPLSGPAWTAARHLWKQADFGPQDVDVAQIYDAFTPLIPLSLEGYGFCGRGEGAAFTEGGALERGGRLPINTGGGGLSEAYVHGFNLINEGVKQLRGASTAQVPDAATCLVTAGEGVPTSAILLRA; encoded by the coding sequence ATGGCGGCAACACTCAAGGACGCTACGGCAATAGTCGGCATCGGCCAGACCCCCTTCGCGAAACAACTCCCCCAATCCGAGAAGGAATTGGCCTGCCGGGCCATCCTCGCCGCCCTCGCCGACGCCGGCATCGCCCCCGCCGAGGTCGACGCCTTCGCCTCCTACACCATGGAGGAGACCGACGAGGTCGAGGTCGCCAAGGCCATCGGCGCCGGCGACGTCACCTTCTTCTCCAAGGTCGGCTACGGCGGCGGCGGTTCCTGCGCCACCGTCGGCCACCTCGCCGCCGCCGTCGCCACCGGCCAGGCCACCGTCGGCGTCGCCTGGCGCTCCCGCAAACGCGGCTCCGGCCCCCGCCCCTGGAAGAACACCGCCGTCCAGCTCCCCACCCCCGGCCAGTGGACCCGCCCCTTCGGCCTGCTGCGCCCCGCCGACGAGATCGGCATGCTGGCCCGCCGCTACATGCACGAGTACGGCGCCACCCGCGACCACCTCTTCAACGTCGCCATGGCCTGCCGCAACCGGGCCAACGAGAACCCGGCCGCCATGATGTACGACCGCCCGCTGACCCGTGAGATGTACATGACCTCCCGCATGATCAGCGACCCGCTCTGCCTCTTCGACAACTGCCTGGAGACCGACGGCGCCCTGGCCTGCGTCATCGTCTCCGCCGAGCGCGCCCGCGACTGCCGCCACAAGCCCGTCTACGTGCACTCCGTGGCCCAGGGCCTGCCCGCCCAGCACCACGGGATGGTCAACTACTGGAACGACGACCCCCTGTCCGGCCCCGCCTGGACCGCCGCCCGCCACCTGTGGAAACAGGCCGACTTCGGCCCCCAGGACGTCGACGTCGCCCAGATCTACGACGCCTTCACCCCCCTCATCCCGCTCTCCCTGGAGGGCTACGGCTTCTGCGGACGCGGCGAGGGCGCCGCCTTCACCGAGGGCGGCGCCCTGGAGAGGGGCGGCCGGCTCCCCATCAACACCGGCGGCGGCGGCCTCAGCGAGGCCTACGTCCACGGCTTCAACCTGATCAACGAGGGCGTCAAGCAGCTGCGCGGCGCCTCCACCGCCCAGGTGCCGGACGCCGCGACCTGCCTGGTGACGGCGGGCGAGGGTGTCCCCACGTCCGCGATCCTGCTGCGCGCCTGA
- a CDS encoding NADPH-dependent FMN reductase: MPEFKILAISGSLRADSHNSALLRAARKHQPAGLAIEIYEDLRAIPPYDLDLDTPEVRPAPVAALRRRVTEADGLLIATPEFNYSVPGVLKNAIDWVSTDWTQREGLPLLRKPVAILGAAPTNFGTVRAQLALRQVFVWTNTDVVVKPEVHLFRSHERFDENGDLTDETSIGLVRELLDALKTKIEGRAAE; encoded by the coding sequence ATGCCCGAGTTCAAGATCCTCGCCATCTCCGGCAGCCTGCGCGCCGACTCCCACAACTCCGCCCTGCTGCGCGCCGCCCGCAAGCACCAGCCCGCCGGCCTGGCCATCGAGATCTACGAGGACCTGCGCGCGATCCCGCCCTACGACCTCGACCTCGACACCCCCGAAGTTCGCCCGGCGCCCGTCGCCGCGCTGCGCCGTCGCGTCACGGAGGCCGACGGCCTCCTCATCGCCACGCCGGAGTTCAACTACTCCGTCCCCGGCGTCCTGAAGAACGCCATCGACTGGGTCAGCACCGACTGGACGCAGCGGGAGGGCCTGCCCCTGCTGCGCAAGCCCGTCGCGATCCTCGGCGCGGCGCCCACGAACTTCGGCACCGTCCGCGCCCAGCTCGCGCTGCGCCAGGTGTTCGTCTGGACGAACACCGACGTGGTCGTCAAGCCCGAGGTGCACCTCTTCCGCTCCCACGAGCGCTTCGACGAGAACGGCGACCTGACCGACGAGACCTCGATCGGCCTGGTCCGCGAGCTCCTCGACGCCCTGAAGACGAAGATCGAGGGCCGCGCGGCCGAGTAA